A genomic region of Glycine max cultivar Williams 82 chromosome 15, Glycine_max_v4.0, whole genome shotgun sequence contains the following coding sequences:
- the LOC112999579 gene encoding nuclear pore complex protein NUP93A-like isoform X1 has product MPSMEIVPLTGRPIAEKKASVYAEAALGVGVGNLQRIRAFLWIRLRDYGVLDFDAGNARRLPLVDTTWQQLAEWINKGGMVPEEIAAAATEECERMLIVITH; this is encoded by the exons ATGCCTAGCATGGAGATTGTTCCTCTGACTGGCAGACCTATTGCGGAGAAAAAGGCATCTGTCTATGCTGAG GCTGCTCTTGGTGTTGGTGTTGGGAATTTGCAAAGAATCCGTGCCTTCCTTTGG ATTCGGTTGAGGGATTATGGTGTACTGGATTTTGATGCTGGCAATGCTCGGCGGCTGCCTCTTGTTGATACCACATGGCAGCAG CTGGCAGAGTGGATTAATAAAGGAGGGATGGTACCTGAAGAGATTGCAGCTGCCGCAACAGAGGAATGTGAAAGAATGTTGATTGTCATTACCCATTGA
- the LOC112999579 gene encoding nuclear pore complex protein NUP93B-like isoform X2 — protein sequence MPSMEIVPLTGRPIAEKKASVYAEAALGVGVGNLQRIRAFLWIRLRDYGVLDFDAGNARRLPLVDTTWQQSGLIKEGWYLKRLQLPQQRNVKEC from the exons ATGCCTAGCATGGAGATTGTTCCTCTGACTGGCAGACCTATTGCGGAGAAAAAGGCATCTGTCTATGCTGAG GCTGCTCTTGGTGTTGGTGTTGGGAATTTGCAAAGAATCCGTGCCTTCCTTTGG ATTCGGTTGAGGGATTATGGTGTACTGGATTTTGATGCTGGCAATGCTCGGCGGCTGCCTCTTGTTGATACCACATGGCAGCAG AGTGGATTAATAAAGGAGGGATGGTACCTGAAGAGATTGCAGCTGCCGCAACAGAGGAATGTGAAAGAATGTTGA